The following coding sequences are from one Xiphophorus couchianus chromosome 7, X_couchianus-1.0, whole genome shotgun sequence window:
- the LOC114148930 gene encoding olfactory receptor 52K1-like → MEEAFTLSGFNDTLGYRAVVFSLASLCYFAILSFNVAIIIVIVSDECLHEPMYILLCVHCINGLYGTAGFYPKFLADLLSSSQVISYHGCLVQAFVLYSFVCSDTSILTALAYDRYVAICLPLQYHSIMTNRRVYSLVCLSWLTPFCIFSINIVLTARLRFCRTNIQRLFCLNWVIVKLACPGSNTVINNVYALATLSIYVVHWLFVVWTYMYIVKTCVQSKEDRTKFIQTCVPHLISLIMLFVIVVSDLMHMRFTSSDLPLSFQNFSSLAVVLIPPLTNPLLYGFKLAMIRKRIFVLLFLRKKLPVSS, encoded by the coding sequence ATGGAGGAGGCTTTTACCTTGTCAGGGTTTAATGACACACTCGGATACAGAgctgttgtcttttctcttgCATCGCTGTGTTACTTTGCTATCCTGTCCTTTAATGTTGCTATTATCATTGTGATTGTCTCAGATGAATGCTTACATGAGCCAATGTACATTCTGTTATGTGTTCACTGCATTAATGGTCTTTACGGCACGGCTGGGTTTTACCCAAAATTCCTCGCTGACCTTCTGTCGTCCTCTCAGGTCATCTCTTATCATGGATGTCTGGTTCAGGCTTTTGTCTTATACTCATTTGTCTGCAGTGATACGTCCATTCTTACCGCCTTGGCTTATGACAGATACGTGGCGATCTGTCTGCCTCTGCAGTACCACTCAATCATGACAAACAGAAGGGTTTACTCATTGGTGTGTTTGTCATGGTTAACTCCtttctgcattttttccatcaacattGTCCTGACAGCCAGATTGAGGTTCTGCAGAACAAACATACAGAGGCTCTTCTGTCTAAACTGGGTGATTGTTAAACTTGCTTGCCCTGGCTCaaacactgtcataaataatGTTTACGCATTAGCCACTTTGTCAATCTATGTAGTGCATTGGCTCTTTGTGGTCTGGACTTACATGTATATTGTTAAAACATGCGTGCAATCCAAAGAGGACAGGACAAAGTTTATCCAGACATGCGTCCCACATCTAATCTCTCTCATCATGTTATTCGTCATTGTGGTGTCTGACTTGATGCACATGCGATTTACATCATCCGATCTCCCTCTGAGCTTCCAGAACTTTTCCTCCCTCGCTGTTGTCCTTATTCCCCCACTTACGAATCCTCTGCTTTACGGGTTTAAACTCGCGATGATTCGaaagaggatttttgttttgctattcCTGAGAAAAAAACTGCCTGTGTCGTCTTAG